The following nucleotide sequence is from Pagrus major chromosome 16, Pma_NU_1.0.
AGGTCTGGGGCCTGATACACCACTCCTGCTATGATGTAGTAGTCAGCCATGGGAATAACTACAGGACgaaaacatacagtagaagAGACAATAAGATCCTCACATgcaaggttgtgtgtgtgttacctttcTGGTGACGGTGACAAGCATAATCAAACATCtaattattgacattttaaatgaaataaatgtaacagtttcagggttagggttaggtgttgggtgtgtgttttgttaccAGTGACCACTTTTATGCAGCTGGATAATGATACAAAGGACATCTATGGACAGTTGTATCACTGATAGGCTGCTTATTAGgctatttgtttttattaaacagTCATATACATGCTCCTTGGTCATTGACTGGACAGTATCCCACAATTTAATCATTTGAAAATTGAATCAGATGCTGCACTGCTCACCTTGTGTTGCTGACTGCCTCTGTTGTTTACGGATTATATAAAGAATTGGCTCCTGAGCATGAAGAAGAATGTACTCCACTCCCACCAtctgactgaaaataaacacaaacaatgtttGCTTTTAGTTTTGCAAATGTAAATCAATACTACACATTTGCTGCTGGGTAAACAGAACAAGTTATAAGTACAAGCACCACAAGTTGTGCATCCATTCAGTATCTTTGCATGATATGAGACATAATTTCTCTATTTTCAACTTCCTTATTgtgcttttttcccccacataACACCACTGTGTAAGATAAACTTACTTCAGATGTTCCAGGGTAAGCCGCTGCATCTTCACTACCTCATTATTACAGGTTCGGTCGTAGAAGGGGTTGCTTCTCTCAGAGAAGTAGTCCAGTACATTTCCAGGGTTAAGAATCGGCACCCAATTACTGTCCACCCAGGAAATCCCAAGAAGGTTGTCTgtaaattcaacaaaaaaattaaaacatgtccTGAGCTGAGGGCACGTTACATACATGTGAGGTTCACAATGATTAGGATTATACTGAATGGTTTGAAGGCATGGATGAAGCAGGCACTCATCATAGCCTTATATATTATGTACGGCTctgttttaataaatataataaaacaactTCAATCAGAACTGTAAGACCTGAATAAGCATTTCAGAATAACCAAACTCCTGAAATAttgagacacattttttttccgtattgatattgtttgtgtgttttgtttgaacaACATAAAGTCATTTAACGTCTCATATTTTTTTAGGAAAGGGTTCACTTTTGAGCCCTTTTGAGAATGGCgtttatatgtttttaacaAATGAACTCTTCCAGTGTTAAACTAGTATCAGGTCCATTATGAATAAAGCCCGTTACAGATGGTAGTGACAGAAGAATAAGGAGACTGTAATTTCTCCTCCTGCATCTTAGAGCGGCTGAGTGCTGCCATTACTAACCATCAGTTACTACCAACTACGTACTTATCACAGTACCAAAgcataaaaatcagtcattttacTGATAAATATAACGAGTGAAAGGTCATTAACTTGTGTTTAACTATAACGGAGCAGTCAGTGACCGCAACGTTATCTAAACTGCAAATTTCTATAACGTCAATTATTCAAACCCTAATTTTCCAGAAACATTGCTGGAATGTATATGcagaatatatttatttgttttctcttttagctCAAACGTAAAACAAAACCGAAAGCCAGCAAGCATTAGCAAAATTAGCCGAGCTGCTAATCAAAGCGGAGGAGGTGCTAATCGCCGCTAACGCTAGCTTTTAGCACGAACAATATATCAtatacagagcagcttcatgtcAAAGGGTacacacagaacatataaaCAGACTTATtaaatcactgcaaaaaaaactgaatggaaATAACTTAATATAAAACGGGGATTTGTCTACCTCTGAAATCCACCGCCGCCATGATATAAACAATTGTCGCACAAAGATGACGTATTCACTAGGTTTCCGGTAGTTTGATGACGTCGCCTCAATCGTCCCGATTAGTTAAATTGGGAGAAAGAGCACaaattaagtgttttaaagtcattttaataaagagaaaatgtgtaCAAAAACGAGACActactgttattattttaatcttACTATTATATTATTAACTCGGTGTTTTTTTAGCCTCATAGGCCACAAAAGGTAAACACAGCAATCCAAGAGCACAGTGACTGAGAGAACCATAATGAATCTGTGTAGCCTatagtgatttttaaaaaatgtgatttggcaatattaatatttaattctAACAAaccattaaaattaatttgtaaGAGATGTAGTACTGCGGGCTGTGTAAATCCCAATAAAAGTAGTGCAAACAAGCATCAGTTTGAGGATTACGCAATCGGCCATATTTATTAGCCTCCGTGGCTCGTGATCTTTATTTTCGATCTGCAGCATTTGCTCCAGAGAGCCGAAATTCCAGAGACACACCCAGACAGCTGAGTTCACAGCCCTGTGAGTGTGACAGGACAGATGGATTTAAGCATGGTGAAAACACAAGCTTACACACATTCCAGTGTTGTTGATAGAATGACACTGTAATGAGAAGCAACAAAAGGAACAGCCGTATTCATCACTTGGCTGTCTGCCCCTCTACTTCATAATAGAGGCTCATAACACTATTACCCAGGTTTGAATGACATCATAGCCTGTCATTAAGGGCTGTAGCCTGTCATGAGTGTGTCCAAAGTGGCTGCGCAGAAAGCGAACAGTCAGGGGGAACAGCAGGCCGCTCGGGCGAGAGACAACAGGCTGGATGATCTTTATCTGATAGAGATGACTGCATTCCTCTAATCTGAGATAAGAGCGAGGGGCTGAAAGGGCATATTTAAGTGTAAGGGGTTGATATCATCTTACTGTAAGATATATGGTTAAAGAGGCTGAAATGGTGCCAATTTCCAAATTAATTTCCACGGGCAGACACAgaaaaatctgataaaatgagtcattattcatttgtttgatgctttatgtattttatttgactGAAACGTAATAAGACAAGACATACAAGATAAAGAACACAACATATATTCAGGCATATTGAAGCAGGAGCATATTTAACTGGAAATATTTTATTAggtataataaaaaaataactaatgtgatttttttttctcaatacaAATTATTGCACAGTCCCTTTATGGATAAAAAAACCCCATATCTACAAATAAAGCATTGTCATTGCATCTGTTTGGAATAAATCTTTGTTCAGTTTCCAAATAAGCTGCTAATGAAATTATCTTCAAATAAACTGATGATCAAacctctcctcttcctgctggAGGACCCTCATGGGAATACTGGCCTTGTATTTATCGACCAATCGGCTCATCGGAGGGGTAAAATACGAGAACAGGCTACAACGGAGGAGCGCGCATCGCGCAGGGTTGCGCACAGAGAAGACGTAGCTGCGACACTGGGAGGCGAAGACGCGACTATACGGCCGAGAAGATGCAGTGAGGAGCCTCAATTTCCCAGCTAATCTCCAGCCGGGCGTCAGGGCAGCTTTAATCAAATAACGTCGAAAATGAGCGTAATCCAGGCTGGGCACGACGGCAGGGTGGACGGCGGCAGAGGCAGCCACACCGACAACGGCGGCGGCTCCCCGAGGCTCCAGCAGTGCGCTCAGCCtcccaacagcagcagcagcagccggagCAAAGATGCCAGataccagcagcagctccagcagcagcagcggcatcATGGTGGGTCGATGCTGAAACAACCATCTCACAACGAGCCGGCCGACGTCGTCAGACGGGCGCTGGACTTCAAGTGCCAAGGCACCCAGTGCTACAAGGATAAGAAGTACCGGGAGGCGATTGGCAAGTATCACCGCGCTCTGCTGGAGATTAAGGGGCTGTGCAGGGTGCTGGGGGATCCGGACCCCAGCTCCAAGCCCCCAGCCTCCCTCCTGCCGACCATCAGCAAGTCCACCACGCTGACAGATGAGCAGAAGGGGGCCATGGAGAATGCAGAGCTGGAGTGTTACAACAGCTTGGCCGGTAAGAGACGTCTCTctcacacattctcacacacacacacacacacacacacacacacacacacacacacacacacacacacacacacacacacacactctcattaTAGTGATCTGTTCCCTTTTCAACAGAGAAAAGATACTGGGAATACTCCAGTGCTCATGAATGATTCATAAGGAGAATGAGTCACTCCCAGGCTTACCCCACTGTCCCACTCACTTTATCTGATACCCACCTCATATTGATGGTATATTTATTCACCTTCCTGCCAAATTCACTCATTACATATTTGATATTAAATAACCTGAGACATCCAACATATCTTGTTGCCTGATGGGACACACATTATTACTCCTGCTGTATAATGAAATATTAACATTGGCTCATGCAGTGTTATCAGTAACTTTTCCACCCCTCCTGTCATTTCCTCTTCTCCCACTCCAGCCTGTCTGTTGCAAATGGAGCTGGTGAACTATGAACGGGTGAAGGAATACTGTCTGAAAGTGCTGCACAAGGAAGGAAAGAACTTCAAAGCTCTGTACCGGTCCGGCGTGGCCTATTACCACCTAGGAGACTTCCAGAAGGCCCTGTACTACCTGAAGGAGTCACACAAACAGGAACCGTCAGGTCAGGACTGAGCTTCAGTACCGTGCAGTCGACTGTACCGGCTACAGACCCTCACTGGTTTTGGTTTGATAAAAGGAATCATGTTGGGTTCTGATCTTATTTTCTTCAGAATCTTATGACAGCGATGAAACAGTCAATGCAGTGATTTGTTGATTGCCAGAAAATTAGATGAATTCAATCAACTAAAAATAtgtttcagcttaaaaaaaaaatatgaagagCTGCTTGCTTTTCGCTTTTTGACACAATTTTGAATTGAATACTTCCTCTTCCTGCCATTTTCTGCTTCTACTCCACTACGATTGCAAGGGAAATAATGTCCCCTTTGCTCCGCTGAGTTTATGTAGAGCTATAGTTAAAGTTATAGTGAACAAAAAGATGCATTATAGATTAAAGTGGAAACAACTTTCCCCCCTTAGCCTTTTTTTAAGTGGTATTATTGGTGCCACGGTCAAAGACATCCAGATCACTCTCTGTTTTTCCCAACAATCAACAACACAGggcaaaatgtgagtttatgcATTCATCTgagtctataatggagacatgaCAGTAGATAGAAATGCTGCCAGGCTGCCAGACTGATCAAATCTACACCCGTCGTCATTTTCCCGGGAGATTTCATGCTGGTagcagacaaaacaacatagtgaaagtgaggtttatagggaagCAATCTAACGCTGATGGggtcattattctatagcccTTACATTCGACATACAATCAACATAACTCTTaatgataatttaaagaaaaattgCTGCATATAAGGTAGTTTAAATAAGCTCCACCTGGGCTGGCTACACCATTAAGATGCTGCTAACAGatgaatgcatcagtaataataatatattacaaTGAAACCTCAGCAAGAGCTTTTCTGCTGAATAATGACTACTTTTATATTTGATTCTGTAAGCACTTTTTGTATCGTTGTACGTAGGGCTTGGCGATGtggctttaaaataatataacagaATTTTTAGGCCATATCACGATACACGACATGtgtctgaatattttaaaatccccttaaatatcacaatatttttgaccaaatacctcaatattaAGATtgcaacaaaatatatacacaatgagatttttgataaataatcatcagcaaTGTAGATATAATACCTAATTGgctaaaggcaagtattagaacaagtagaacagtctggttagttcagaaaatgtcatcactttactgtaatgcagcctttaaaaccagaaaaagacaacactaaTGCCATATCACAATAGAACCATATCCATAATCAAAGACATATATATAATCTCATATCAAGATAATGATATATATAATAgatatcgcccagccctataGCTTTATGTCTACTCCTGTATagaatctgaatacttcttccgCCCCTGCTTTTGGATATTTGGCTCAGTTGGCATTGTGAAGGCTTTACTCTGGCTTCTGCTAACTTGTGATGGGTGTTTTATGGGTTTTTTATTGGCAAGTAAGTAAAAGATGACTCAGTAATATGTAGAGTTTGGTGGTGGTATAAATTTAGTGGATTCCCACAGATCTGACCTGGGGCCACTGAGATGAGCTGGCTGAAAAAAGCAACACAAGAAACTGCATCAAATCTAATCAGGACTCTCAAatgaaaatgagatttttttttaatcgaaGGGCTCAATCTCGTACCTGTGTAGTTGTCCTGTTAACTGTCTTGAAGGAAGTGGATGTAAAGGCTCACAGAGGCAGGTGAAGGACTCAGGTGAACGTCTCAGGCAACAAGCAGGTTTGCTGTGTTGATGTTTGCAGCAGGAAAGAGGTCggaacagacagaaacaaattaGGAGGCTGACTGCATAACAGACTGACTCTGTTATGACTGTGATGGTTTggcctgaaactgaagcagcttaCCGATAATGAGCCATCATCAATTTTATtgtttacacctgtgcttttcctactgcGATATGTCAACCTGAGGGGAAAGAGACAGGTTTATATGCAGGGGAGCTTATTAAGCGATTGGAAACAGGTGCACAGGTAGGCGTGGACGTCAGGTAACGACTGACGGTTGGAAACACGGGGGACTACTACAGGACCAGCAATGTTACGTCCATGTTAACCAGTTTGTAGTCTCTTCTCTGCCTTTGTTGGCGCTAGCGTGGCAGGAATGTGTGAGAAATGCAGTGCTTGTACCATATATACTACTATTAGAGGCCATCTGCCTCCTTAGggtacatttaacatttatagactctacatttaataaaacatcGGGAGGGAGAGATTAAAGTAGTTCTAATTTTTTTGGTGACCTCCCAGAAAAACCTCTGAGGGACCTAGGCCTAATTTTGTGAACCACAGCTATGAGAAACTTTTACTTGTCTCAATCATAGTGTCCCATTTGATCAAGtttcaaaataatgtttgttaTGTGGTTTCTTTTGTAGTTCTGGTGCGGTGCATGTATGTAATCAGTGACAGagtattcagtttatttaaagaaacaggGTCAGACTTACGTATACTCGTCACCTTGGGAAATCAGCGCGTCTTCAAGTGGTTTTTCTATTcctgtttttgctgttgtcatataaatgtacaataacaGCAGTTTGGTTCATGTTTATTTGCCAGTGTTGGTCCTGTAAGACCCTTTCAAAACCACACTGgataaactaaaaaacaaatgcatggtGATGTTTCTGGAAACACCACCATGTTTATCTGCAGTTCCTGATTTCTTTTTCCAAAAACTAGTTCCTGTAGCCGCTTTACAA
It contains:
- the LOC141010560 gene encoding tetratricopeptide repeat protein 9A, with translation MSVIQAGHDGRVDGGRGSHTDNGGGSPRLQQCAQPPNSSSSSRSKDARYQQQLQQQQRHHGGSMLKQPSHNEPADVVRRALDFKCQGTQCYKDKKYREAIGKYHRALLEIKGLCRVLGDPDPSSKPPASLLPTISKSTTLTDEQKGAMENAELECYNSLAACLLQMELVNYERVKEYCLKVLHKEGKNFKALYRSGVAYYHLGDFQKALYYLKESHKQEPSDTNVIRYIQLTEMKIRRNAQRDKKEAT